The sequence gataagagaaatatgatatcaccatatcttacacctaatcaaagaaagcaactagtaggatctggagtgattaaattaacacaaaaacaaaaacaagacggtgggtttttaggtatgttggctgctagtctaggaatacctttgattacatctttgttaagtggtaagggacatggccagggtatacagattgattcacaacggagaccttacagacgaattcctatagtaaaaaaaaaataaaatttagtaaaaaaaaaataaaatttagtaaaaagaaaataaaatttataaacaaacctatttctaactttgaaattgaacaatgggtaaaacaattaaaaattaaaaactttaggggtgtatttagtagaaataatttaccaaaattaaaagaaaaggacgagtgtggaattataaatttggacgactctgttggtcctggaacacattgggtttgttacttgaatactttgtactttgatccatttggacttcctccaccaaaagaagtaattcagtatataccaaatgtaaaaatacaacaatgttcaatatcaagacaaaacaagtatgctttgtggatattattgtttatttttcattaaaatgttacaagataaagtaccgttgtatgatttattgtataaaatactaaaaattaataatgtaaaagaaaatgaacaaactattataaattattttaaccaataagaacatgtaaattaaacttattaaaactgtttttatttaactggaataattaatataatgggaatattcaataatataaatgaaaaagtaaataaaatagaaaaacaaataataagaaaacctccattgtttttaacatgttatacccaagataccgatggtggattatttcaatggaaaactgtaaatgctagtcctggtttagttcaaaatggtaataatgtaacaattaattttaattgcatcttaattattcttgttgatgcaattaaattagataaaggagaagctaaattacaaataaagaataaagaaaatgtaattcttcaaagttatcatgtaaaaaataacagaaaaaatgaatctatttctattaattatgcaaatgaatttaaaataaatgatgttatttatattaattctttaaatgttatgaatattcagttaacaatttatggttctataatttaagttttaatttaagagttaatttaagttttaatttaagaattaatttaagttttaatttaagaattaatttaagttttaattttaagaataagctaatgtatcaataccattatcaagaatatatcttttatcgtcataacatgataaagatgttttatttataacataactggaaagattgtgtttattagaacgaataactttaaaagtgtgattactttgggttgaattaaacaaagtatctttgtaatttttatgaactattgtttttttaacaacaagttttttaattcctttacattttttaacattaacttcattttctaataaataagaatacattttacttcttaatccgacaaattcaacaatgggaatgccagcagcttcatctttaaattttccaattacttttttattattatcaaaataaaattttgaattactatcgtaatcactattatcaaataaatctttgtccttataaaaatcctcatatgcatctttggtttttatttcataacataatgaatcagtgtcagtgaatagtaatttacaattaccctcgtacttttccttaatataattataatgaaaatcatacattaaatattttgataaatctagaatgcacattccaacataacaaggtctgtttaataacaaactttcttttattctatgaataccaaacaagttcttgttaaacatcgttgaactaacaaatgaaggtttggctatgtattttaataaaatattttcatcatgtgttaatttaatattaacccttttgcgtaaattctccatcgtcttaccgaatacagaattgttcattaacttaaaaaagtccttttcaaatgaattttttgctttagatcttttttgagtattaaaatcaatatacttttttaaccaaggactttcatcaaaagttaatattttatgtatttttgttacttttaaccctaattgtgtatatagttcaagatttttaaaatgaactacataattttgttttttcattaaagttggaactaatttttttacattactttttcctatttcaaattctgttttaatatttttactataatcagaaagccattcgtctggtatttttattttttcaggagctaaaggataatcgttgtgggttttatgtaattcttttggatattcaagatcacattcaattataaagttagttttaccttttgcaattaatttcttaaattgtttttcggatataaatttaaagtttccagagggtaaaggttgacacatagcccaaccgtaaagattattggcgtcgaggtacataatgtatttgctttcttctttgaattataatctttcatatatttattgtttgctttactgtatctgtttgaaaataaCTATTCCCCCTCTaaagtcccttttcaataaaaagatacatatcaatatcagttattaaatctaacttaattccagtcatttttaacattgcatcccaagctaaaccaggactactaaaataatgacaaggatctaatttgtagtactccaaacatagttttctaaaattttcaaatacatcagctaaaagtaatacgtcagtttttaaatatagatcatgatattctctcattgttttaattttaaatttattccaaacatttttagcatgttcgtattcattatcagatatgtgtgtttcatttaaaattgaataaaaatcttctttagaaggtaattctgtttctttgaactttttaaatgaatccatgtaatcatatggataaacaccttttgtctttaataattcaacactttcccaattaaattcttgagataaatatttaaattctggaatattttttactaggttatccaatgattgagacataaattggaatgaatcaataaagaccaagtcggaaatcataaatgccatatatctttccatattgttaggaataacattaatttcatttttaaattttcctatttgttgcataataaaatgaccgtcataacctcttaaattatgaaaaataacaggaattttatgtgttagtttaaaattaatattacattctgagtgagcacttcctctgaattttcctgttatatgacaatggtcacgtactttgattgaatcttctatatattctttttcacaaatatgacaaaacttttgttttttaaattcactttcatcttttttagacattcttagttctttgttaaagtgctctttaaatatttctttacaatattcctcttcctcaagcattttttcaataaacttgtaaactgcattaggacctctataaatctgggttggtttagtatatttatcgtcataacaacaaacaactttatagccgtaaccacaatctatatgattttgatatggttcagtaaatgaagattcagttgatggtaaagcagttaaaactttcttagttattgattcaaaatcagcataaattaaaaaaggtactgctaaacctttatgataaattttaaattgtactttacttccctcttttggcatttttacaccttggataccattaatagctaaacaatttggtatgtgttcatttaatattctttcttgagaaaaatgttgcagacagcttttacagaagtgtttttttatttgcatgtttttgtttgttaaacattaattattaaagtcttttatccaaacataatgttggactacagttcttgagggcttacagtcatcatcagttattttatcatttattttatcatttattttatcattagtaattagcaacatgtcacagtgttcttcgtattgatattttgatatgtacaatggataaatactattttcttcataaccaaatatattaaatgatatttcatttaaaacttcaattttaggtatttgatttaatgtaacaggaaactttattccagtataatcaagatcgtttatatgttttttataatttgaaactctttcagaatgttttgttacaggaaatttgtaagctaaatggcaccatctaaaacattcgttatcatcattctttatatttattatcctttcattgaattttgtaatggttttggtaattctaaataacttgaagcagccaatggactatacttatatctatttatataataagcatcaactgactctattctccagccacttccttcagaaatccaattaccaattctatttattatttcatcaaaagccttgacgtaaagttttttatttcgtttgtgttaataatttctaaagcctttgattgaaaataagctgatttatatattgtatcagttttatccatttttgcaaaagttattttaaaacaacgtttatttttataccttttaaagttttaagttcagatttaagtatttcataagagggcgtttatagttaaatataattgattctttggatcttgtctatatgtaattttaatttcaaatttcttataaaatttttttgtagatctctcaatttccatctatatattatatttagaaaataaaattcgtaagcaaaaaaggattaaaaaaaataataaaataaataaagttttaaatatctttaagaagaaataaaatattttaaaatttttatctttttccattagtttttgatattccacattttactcggttttctcctttgcagcacattgttattaacccagaattaataccaaggtctttagaagctgcataattgcttttatatgtttttcttcatagtatcacagtcggttacaataacttttttagggttgtttctaatattatttggtctgggacaatcacataactttttaaaactagaggttttagtactcgagggtacagcattttcttcttcagttaatagacaaccacagttccattcaaataaagttcttttacgaagataaggaaactataacattttttaatttatcaatgacatggtttttatattcatcgctaacttttgatcaagttttgatttaataacatttcttcttttaagaactttcttatatgaatttttatctggattcattatttctcctaaagtgctagataattttggcataatcattctatctacctttctattaaccatctatatataatatacttacagaaaaaaatctctaaaaacgcacctaaagaacatttaaaaaataggtaatattatctatatcttttgaataagattttaaagtcattttttctaaattgttatcaactgttaaaattttaatacctttttgaaacattctgtttaaccattcttcgtgtaatttgtgtagtttttctaaataatctaaaccaactttgtttttttccgttctgtttcttttttgaagtcttttaaaacatatttctgggtcggttttaacataaacaaatccatcaattgggttttttccatatggttttataatatgatcagttaaaaaaagattgtatactgcccactcggggtcatttataacaccattgtcgtgatgttgttttgtaaaaacgttactgttagttaaataacaacgttcaaggacagaaacaccatcaaactgtttagcagaagataacatttttatatgactgtttaaagttgttagctgaaaaggaaataaatatttggaaggttcttgagcagccagttcaaaaagattatatgaattataatcaaatccataacattttgccattcgtgaattggttctggaattataaaaattaggattatattctttaataatatctaaaaaacgtactttttcctgatgcaatattaccttcaactgatataatttttctcattttataaaatacttatagaaaaaatctttaattaaagttaatataactcttcttcttttttacttttatatccgttaagtttaaattccttcatatacgtttcaaaaggcattgaatatttttttctttctgcatttctaatagtattgtaaaaaatcctgaataacttgtttctttcttctttatttacttttccaatccgtgcttttgttattagttgttttattttgtgatgatgtgcttttaaaataaatttcttgtcgtcaagttttagtctgttagtaaatatggtaattactgatggaacagcgccagcaactgctacaaatataggaataagctggaacaagtgctaatgcagctgaacaaccaaaaacacctgctgtaatatataatccggtacttactctcccacaaaatttataactttttctgtaagcagcagctagtttggttaagtgaatgatttaaatgatctattgtttctattccttattagaaattaaatttttatggaccaaatttttataatatataattttaaattaaatttctttcaattcactaaatggtacccaactattaaatttttcattgtaacctttccattttactaaagcttgttttttcttatagtctcgtctaataactttttctattctaaaaacttcttgtgtagtaggtaaaagttcttgttcataaaatgaaccttgaattatttcattatttaaatctttaatagtgtacgttctgggatttgtattattaattttataaattataaatatttcctctgtccagtttggtgtatatcctttttcaaaatgtcttttaagtttacttaagcgaactcgatcaccaattttaaattttattttactttttggtatttttaaatcaccatataaattaaagtaaacagtacctttatttaagtttttactagcttcggttggtgtcatttttatactagaatgttttgttttgttatatttatcaaccatatcctgcaacttatctaaataagtataagtattatttgctgtaaaatatttccacattattctttttaaacttctattaaatctttctattactacagcctttccttcattaaatgtatgatacatattaattttatttttattcaaaaatgattcaaactttttattataaaattcttttccttcatctacccataaatttactggtaatcgtccttctagaattattttttcaaatgcttcagtaacagattctccagttttattctttaatggaataacccaagcatatttactaaatatatcaataacggttaacaagtactttactcctttattatattttgaaaaagcttgcatgtcaactaaatcagctgaccaagtatcatcaatatcattaacaatcactcttcgtttcttaaattttcttttaattggtttgtgtaattcttctgctaattcatcgctccatgtgattccgggagtatactctacccccttttcccgtttttttacttttgtttttgtcccaacccaagtgtgtatttcgttttaattataggtttcacaactaaatgttttgtaatcttttctccaaatgtttttgatttagttttatttaaattggaaagcatttgcttatcacatgtacccttttttacaccactgtcatagcaaaagtcatggtccatacatactgcatccagttcattgacagggggtccattatctaggggatttcctggcccacaataattatatcctggaagtgttaaacctttcttaggtaataaaggtaacattgctttgtgaatatctaaattaccccctgtacttttaacaaactttgatttcatttttccacaagatgaacaagtagcctttatcatttttctcccgttttttgttataacataataaggatttatattatcagttaatcttctttctttcaaacaatatattttattttgtaaactcatctatatcaaatgtatttaaaattatttaaagactaataatgtagttattaattgaaaataaaatcaaatacctttacattttatcaataaaaataatctgccaaaagtttgccaaaagtttgccaagttggcagacattgtcacattgctgccacttggcagaaaaatggcaggcttttgattggttgaatttgtgtttgccaacgttctgccaaaagtttgtcaagttggcagcgactgccacattgttgccacttggcaggattttggcaaatatttggtggaagtgtttaatcatattttactataggttttaacaataatttgttaaaatttgttttaaatttgttgaaattggtcagcattggtcggtttaggtcaagggtcatatgtcaagtggggtcagatatgtcctcgcaccatcctttcttatactactatCGGACATAAAATGAATAACTAAACTACATTCTACAGCTCTCCGAATtgcttagattttttttattttctattattttcccAGTTTCGGAAGAATAGAAACGAATCTGGAAACATGTTCTTTAAAACATTGCTTAGCGATTTGAAGTATTCGGAAAATCTAATAGTTGTATACAACGCTTAAAGGGTCGTAACCAAGCATAAAATTGAAGACGTTTCTGCATACTTTAACTCTTGTAAATGTATTACAACAAGATCACTACAAAGCCATGCAATAACTATTGCTGTTATATTTTTTACAGGAAAGGTTGAAAACGTTGAAATTCCAACGGTAGCTTTCAGTGCCTTCAATCCCGCTTACAGAAATTTAAATACGCTAGATGTATTAATTCTCCAGTCCGTCCACATGAACGAAGGAAATGGATATGATACTAAAACTGGTAAATTTACAGCACCGGTACGCGGCCTGTATCAGTTTACGGCGCATGTTTGCAACATGTTCGGATACGTCATACATTATGCTATTGTCAAGAACAGTGAATGGATTGCCGCAAGCCAGCAATTTGAGCAAGCCAATGAAAATAACAATAGATACGCCAGCTGTAGCTCAGTCAGTGCTCTTATGATGTTGGAACGTGGTGAAAAAGTATGGATTATGTGTACGTCCGGATACACTAACCAAATACAGATTCATGAAGATACGTATCGCCGAAACTCGTTCATTGGTGTTCTTCTTCATAGATGAACTATTGTGTCTCAATGTTTAAGAATCTTTTAATATTCATTTCGCCTTAACAATAAATTTCCGCAATAAGTTCTGTTCATGCTTCAATGTTCTTGTAAACTATCGCAAATTATTAAGCTATATTTGACTTTTCCTAGAagataatatataacatatattttcaaacgcaTTTACTGAAGATGTGCGATTACCCTTGCGTTTAACAACCCTTAGcacgctaaatttctaaaatggaatggtcaatcattcaattggggcaataccatttattattcgaaggggtgtttaatgaaaatttactgattgaatagcgaacagtgcggaccatgatctgactgcacagatgtgcaggatgatcttggtctgcaatggtcgcaaaggcagaatcacttgccgctagcaggctaagggttaaagtttaCCAACTGATGTGGTGGAAGAGGCCTTACGACACacagaaatgtatgtgtatagaCAGTTTCATTTAGTATTTACTGTTGTACTTAGCATTTGTCGTTACACTGATACAATTGATAAGAGCAAGTGTGCAAATTGTAATAGATTTGGATTTAATGTGgtaaaagaagaaattcaaattATACTTTATACACTTACATATAGAAATTAATGCCTGACAAGCTGAAGAAATGCTTGCTACGTTTACTTGTACGAGTTGTTTGAGAAAACTTTCAGTCTTTCTAACAGGAGAACTGCCTGTATGTAGTGTATAATAGTAATcggttgaaattaaaaaatattcttgcataaaaaacaacCTGTTTTACTAGATGTGGGTATGCATGTATGTCATCTATGtatgtctttctttttatttttcaaaagatgtGACTAGGCCGAATATTTATTCCTGCGCAAAAATATGTAATACAAGTATACATCGTctgttattgtttttctttttcttttttttttaacataaagtaTCTTCTTCTTAGTTGCAATCTAGTCCATACTGTTTTGCTATATTAGCTACCAATGCCAACTTGCAGACATCTTTTCAAAGGTTGTGACTAAAAACGGATCTGGTGCGCCAGTGacatattacagactccggtatataccggattcaagcaatttgaacgaaaaatacttaaaatgtatatacatgtattttgtaaccatggtgatactaaccctaacctttagtcagtatattatgctagttatacactaaatgcgtgctgACATGCAACAAAATGCGTAATTTTGCCCTGCCCTCCAATTGATAATtattccggacatgcgcagaacggctgcaccagacCTGTAATTTCTAAAAGATTCGCCCTAGTTGTATGTATATACTCGTTCGCCATCACAACCAACACAATCTTTCTCCTTCCTGTTTGCTCTCTTTCGAAAGCACCATTCGAAAAAAGGCATTTTTCGCTGATAATCGTGAATGTAAGGAATAACACAAAGTGTATGcaattgttatttttagaaattatatcAACGATGTTGGAAGTGTCGCAACATTCCTTTAAATTTTGTGAGCAAATCAATATGATTTTACACAAACCAACTCGTAAGCAATTTattataatttcatattacatGCCTGTTTTTGTATCATTAATCTTTAATATATGCTAGAGAgttgttaaaataatgttttatttgtaataatGAGAAATAACATACACACGTCAGATCGCGCGTGCAATCTTGTGTAGCTTTTAACAGTGTTGCACAAGTGCTTTTACGAAAATATGTTACCTTTCTATACAAAACACAATGTGAATTATACCCGTCTAAACGCTCAAAATAACATtaatcctttttattttattttttccggtgaattatagagttttctcagtgaaataaaagtgataatccacagtttgaAACagttgattatcatttttattttcactgtttttgccgaacttgtTCCGGTTCTCCGTCGCAATCGAAGTCAAATTGTAAACCGGGCGTTATGAATTCTGGGGACCATAATGACAATGACATcgataaaatgacgtcatttgtgttaataaatatgctttctgttgatctttcccgcgatttttcgacatttttataaattacgcaacaaaatagagttttacacattaaataaaaagaaaatttgtttgtttcagtgaaatatcaattttatttcactcgtgagcaccaaaaaaaagtcgttttcactcgtggctacgccactcgtgaaaatatcagtttttgatgctcacttgtgaaataaaattgatatttcactgaaacaaacaaatatcctctatatattaacATTTCATACTGTAGCTTGCTCCAAAGTTATTCTCTTTCTACGAGTaacagaaaatcaaataaatgtttcaCTATTCGTGACAGCCATGtctttctttatttaaaataccCTTAAATCCAGCAAAATAAAATAGTTCTGTCGATCGAGATTGATGTTTATCGTTAGAAAATATAGTTTTGTAACCTAGTccagttaataattatttttaaaccataatgtttgttttataagaCCGCTAGAATTACACCAGGTCAATTATATTTTAGACAATGTTCATTTCATATTAGCGTTGGTATTATTCCATGTCATTGTCGTAAGCAGTTACATACTATGGTTTAAAACAGGCTTTGGTTTTCATTCTACGATTCAGTTAATTAATGTTCATAAGTTACGTAAGATGTTCGTCAAAGTGGTGTCAATCGGATTGCGAAAGCTATCCACC is a genomic window of Mercenaria mercenaria strain notata chromosome 18, MADL_Memer_1, whole genome shotgun sequence containing:
- the LOC123538452 gene encoding complement C1q and tumor necrosis factor-related protein 9B-like, whose product is MSKLTFCFVFLAVALAVGCYVLQKLVDRMIETRLRVEEMAKDLKKKEETLLAKLESRDLEMKLLSDDLKNNFEERIMYITEKVDNLKGKVENVEIPTVAFSAFNPAYRNLNTLDVLILQSVHMNEGNGYDTKTGKFTAPVRGLYQFTAHVCNMFGYVIHYAIVKNSEWIAASQQFEQANENNNRYASCSSVSALMMLERGEKVWIMCTSGYTNQIQIHEDTYRRNSFIGVLLHR